In a single window of the Pseudodesulfovibrio profundus genome:
- a CDS encoding phosphotransacetylase family protein, which yields MAGLYIGSTTGYSGKNMIVMGLGLRLQKEGFNVGYMKPVGAMPMEIDGKLGDEDAAFVQDVLGLEEDPEQVTPVVVTQDFKVKAFTGKVDGLLDKIVDGYKAISESKDVTLIAGSGSMYSGKYCDTDAVSVIKKLGVKTVIIDRFQKELKYDYLMMMKEHLGDLLAGVILNDVPPHFMDEVKQLLGPALESKGVKILGVIPHDPLMGAIKVGDLADRLGGKIISAHNKSERVVESFLIGTMQVENFMTHFRKKKNSAIIVGGDRSDVQLVALEGDCPCLVLTGNLYPNDIILTRSEVLETPIIMVREDTFTVAKKMDDILSRHKLRDAIKIKQGAELVADNIDFQHLKKELGIK from the coding sequence ATGGCAGGACTCTACATAGGATCGACTACCGGATATTCAGGCAAAAACATGATCGTCATGGGTCTTGGTCTTCGCTTGCAGAAGGAAGGCTTCAATGTCGGCTACATGAAACCGGTCGGTGCCATGCCCATGGAGATTGACGGCAAACTCGGAGATGAGGACGCCGCCTTTGTTCAGGATGTGCTCGGTCTTGAGGAAGACCCCGAACAGGTCACCCCGGTGGTTGTCACCCAGGACTTCAAGGTCAAGGCCTTCACCGGCAAGGTGGATGGCCTGCTGGACAAAATCGTTGACGGCTACAAGGCCATCTCCGAATCCAAGGATGTGACCTTGATCGCTGGTTCCGGCTCCATGTACTCCGGTAAGTACTGTGACACCGACGCTGTTTCGGTCATCAAGAAGCTGGGTGTGAAGACAGTCATCATCGACCGGTTCCAGAAAGAACTGAAGTACGATTACCTGATGATGATGAAAGAACATCTCGGCGACCTGCTGGCCGGTGTCATTCTCAATGACGTGCCGCCCCATTTCATGGACGAGGTCAAGCAACTGCTCGGCCCGGCTCTGGAATCCAAAGGCGTCAAGATTCTCGGCGTCATCCCCCACGATCCGCTCATGGGCGCCATCAAGGTAGGCGATCTGGCCGATCGTCTTGGCGGCAAGATCATTTCCGCTCACAACAAGTCCGAGCGCGTGGTCGAGTCGTTCCTGATCGGTACCATGCAGGTCGAGAACTTCATGACCCATTTCCGCAAGAAAAAGAATTCCGCCATCATCGTCGGCGGCGACCGCTCCGACGTCCAGTTGGTGGCCCTTGAAGGGGACTGCCCGTGCCTCGTGCTGACCGGCAATCTCTACCCCAACGATATTATCCTGACCCGCTCCGAGGTCCTTGAGACCCCAATCATCATGGTTCGCGAAGATACCTTTACCGTGGCAAAGAAGATGGACGACATCCTCTCCCGCCACAAGCTGCGTGATGCCATCAAGATCAAACAGGGTGCCGAACTGGTGGCCGATAACATCGACTTCCAGCACCTCAAGAAAGAGCTGGGCATCAAGTAA